Proteins encoded within one genomic window of Companilactobacillus sp.:
- the guaB gene encoding IMP dehydrogenase: MSAWDTKFDKKGFTFDDVLLVPAASSVLPNDVDLSVQLAKNIKLNTPILSASMDTVTEAPMAIAMARQGGLGVIHKNMSIEQQADEVLKVKRSENGVIIDPIYLTVDAPVSAAEDLMRTYRISGVPIVSNTDELKLVGIITNRDLRFINDYSVKIDSVMTRENLITAPVGTSLTDAAKILQEHKIEKLPLIDGQGRLGGLVTIKDIEKVKEFPNAAKDQYGRLLVAAAVGVTSDTFERASALLDAGADAIVIDTAHGHSAGVLRKISQIRDEFPDATLIAGNVATAEGTKALYDAGVDVVKVGIGPGSICTTRIVAGVGVPQLTAVYDAASVAHEYNKTIIADGGIKYSGDIVKALAGGGNAVMLGSMLAGTDEAPGEFEIYQGRRFKTYRGMGSLAAMSHGSSDRYFQSGVNEANKLVPEGIEGRVAAKGAVGDVIYQLLGGLRSGMGYVGAADLKQLQDAQFIQISNAGLRESHPHDVTITKEAPNYSTK; this comes from the coding sequence ATGTCGGCATGGGATACAAAATTTGATAAAAAAGGTTTTACGTTTGATGATGTTTTATTGGTACCTGCAGCAAGTAGCGTGCTACCAAATGACGTTGATCTATCAGTTCAATTGGCTAAAAACATTAAATTGAACACACCTATTTTAAGTGCAAGTATGGATACAGTTACCGAAGCACCAATGGCAATTGCTATGGCTCGCCAAGGTGGTCTTGGTGTTATCCATAAGAATATGAGCATCGAACAACAAGCAGATGAAGTTTTGAAGGTAAAGCGTTCAGAAAATGGCGTTATCATCGATCCAATTTATCTAACAGTTGATGCACCAGTCAGTGCAGCTGAAGACTTAATGAGAACTTATCGCATCAGTGGCGTTCCAATCGTTTCAAACACAGACGAGTTGAAACTAGTTGGTATCATCACTAACCGTGATCTACGTTTTATCAACGACTATTCAGTTAAGATCGATTCAGTTATGACACGTGAGAACTTGATCACAGCTCCAGTTGGTACATCGTTGACAGATGCAGCCAAGATCTTGCAAGAACACAAGATTGAAAAATTACCACTCATTGATGGCCAAGGTCGTCTAGGTGGATTAGTAACAATCAAAGATATTGAAAAAGTTAAAGAATTCCCCAATGCCGCTAAAGATCAATATGGAAGATTACTCGTTGCTGCCGCAGTAGGTGTAACTAGCGATACTTTTGAACGTGCCAGTGCTTTGCTTGATGCTGGTGCAGATGCAATTGTTATCGATACAGCTCACGGACATTCAGCAGGTGTATTACGTAAGATTTCTCAAATTCGTGACGAATTCCCAGATGCAACATTGATTGCCGGAAACGTTGCTACAGCAGAAGGTACCAAGGCACTTTATGATGCTGGTGTTGATGTTGTTAAAGTTGGTATCGGACCTGGATCGATTTGTACCACAAGAATCGTTGCCGGTGTCGGTGTTCCTCAATTGACAGCCGTTTATGATGCTGCAAGCGTGGCTCATGAATACAACAAGACAATTATCGCCGATGGTGGTATCAAGTACTCAGGTGATATCGTTAAAGCTCTAGCAGGTGGTGGAAATGCCGTTATGCTAGGTTCAATGTTAGCCGGTACTGATGAAGCACCTGGTGAATTTGAAATTTATCAAGGACGTCGATTCAAGACTTACCGTGGAATGGGTAGTTTAGCCGCCATGTCACACGGTTCATCCGACAGATACTTCCAAAGTGGAGTTAACGAAGCTAACAAGTTAGTTCCAGAAGGTATTGAAGGTCGAGTAGCTGCCAAAGGCGCAGTTGGCGACGTGATTTATCAACTATTAGGTGGACTACGTTCAGGAATGGGATACGTTGGAGCAGCCGACTTGAAGCAATTGCAAGACGCACAATTCATCCAAATCTCAAACGCCGGACTAAGAGAATCACATCCACATGACGTAACAATCACTAAGGAAGCACCAAACTATTCAACAAAATAG
- a CDS encoding DMT family transporter, whose product MRRSWLEILLGAVLEVVWVSAMKHIHSVIGTLIIVAIIILSFYLMIDASKNIPAGTTYAVYVGLGSLFVVVAGVLIFHEAFSWVKLIFVVLLTIGVIGLKLVTDYEEKRAH is encoded by the coding sequence ATGAGAAGAAGTTGGCTAGAAATTTTACTCGGAGCCGTTTTGGAAGTCGTTTGGGTCTCAGCAATGAAACACATACATTCCGTAATAGGAACATTAATTATCGTGGCAATCATCATCTTGAGTTTCTATTTGATGATCGATGCCAGCAAGAACATCCCCGCCGGAACTACCTATGCGGTTTACGTTGGTTTAGGATCATTATTTGTCGTGGTCGCTGGAGTTCTGATTTTTCACGAAGCTTTCAGTTGGGTCAAATTGATTTTCGTCGTCCTCTTGACCATCGGTGTCATCGGATTGAAGCTCGTCACCGACTATGAAGAAAAGAGGGCTCACTGA
- a CDS encoding DMT family transporter, whose amino-acid sequence MDWIFLILAGLGEMSGVTFLGFYTEKKNRHAIVAMVLSFVLSLGFLYIALQTIPMSIGYSIWTGIGAAGGAIMNMWLFDEPRSWVRVLFIFLIIFAVVGLKFAG is encoded by the coding sequence ATGGATTGGATATTTTTGATCTTAGCCGGTTTAGGTGAAATGTCCGGCGTGACTTTCTTAGGGTTTTACACCGAAAAAAAGAATCGTCACGCTATCGTGGCGATGGTATTGTCATTCGTCCTCAGCCTGGGATTCTTATACATCGCCTTGCAAACCATCCCGATGTCGATTGGATATTCAATTTGGACTGGGATCGGTGCTGCCGGTGGTGCCATCATGAATATGTGGTTATTTGATGAACCAAGAAGTTGGGTCCGCGTTCTTTTCATCTTCTTGATAATCTTTGCCGTGGTCGGATTGAAGTTCGCAGGATAA
- a CDS encoding SLAP domain-containing protein translates to MKTIKNISTAAILFSTLLLGITITNPTNTAQADNATTETNDRAVSNTIVYEEGTSVVNTSRVTGTVGYQQAVVAPAGYKLADPTNNFVTLLDGVNPRIYVKVTRLAMSDPVTTTINYIDSATNQPVGKQTLTGYEDQTFALNAPNLYKLDNSNDTTYTLIKNVYSRKVYVSHEKLAAGEITNTVRYRIKGTGIYVGQQTLVSGKPGSQQAYEAPAGYRLAFNQSSVYFISSDRAHSIHIADVQKDESAGQTKVNFVELGTGVVIGNTMINGDFGQTLPISFPNGYEPINSADQNLVLRPYETQKDILVKKSSKDTNNDNGTVQKNNLLVKSLTDAPLYDVNGKKISNRSLGLNSEWASDRYMVLNGTTYYRVSTNEWAKASDMLIYYGFNSTVTTKDDENVPLFSANGTQSNRNLSPNTKWATDKYATINGVKMFRVSTNEWVRGTDLK, encoded by the coding sequence ATGAAGACTATCAAAAATATATCAACCGCAGCAATCTTATTCTCCACTTTGTTGTTGGGTATCACTATCACAAATCCAACTAATACAGCACAAGCTGACAATGCAACCACTGAAACCAACGATCGTGCCGTTTCAAACACTATCGTCTACGAAGAAGGCACCTCAGTCGTCAACACATCCAGAGTTACTGGGACGGTTGGTTATCAACAAGCTGTCGTTGCCCCTGCAGGCTATAAATTAGCTGATCCAACTAATAACTTCGTCACCCTATTAGATGGCGTCAATCCACGGATCTACGTCAAGGTCACTAGGCTGGCAATGTCCGATCCCGTCACTACTACTATCAACTACATTGATTCCGCCACAAATCAACCAGTCGGCAAACAAACACTTACTGGTTACGAAGACCAAACTTTCGCACTGAACGCACCTAATCTTTACAAATTGGATAATAGCAACGACACTACATACACATTGATAAAGAATGTTTATTCCAGAAAAGTCTATGTTTCCCATGAAAAATTAGCAGCTGGTGAAATAACTAACACCGTCAGATATCGTATTAAAGGTACTGGAATCTATGTTGGTCAACAAACCTTGGTCAGCGGAAAGCCCGGTTCACAGCAAGCCTATGAAGCTCCAGCCGGTTATCGATTAGCTTTTAATCAAAGTTCAGTCTACTTTATTTCATCTGATAGAGCACACTCGATCCACATTGCGGACGTGCAAAAAGATGAAAGTGCCGGTCAAACTAAGGTCAACTTTGTTGAACTTGGAACAGGAGTCGTTATTGGAAACACTATGATCAATGGCGACTTTGGACAAACTCTACCAATCAGCTTCCCTAACGGCTATGAACCAATCAATAGCGCCGACCAAAATCTTGTCCTCAGACCCTACGAGACTCAAAAGGACATCTTAGTCAAAAAATCAAGCAAAGATACTAATAACGATAACGGTACTGTTCAAAAAAATAATTTACTGGTCAAATCTCTAACTGACGCCCCTCTATATGACGTCAACGGAAAGAAAATTTCTAACCGCAGTTTGGGATTAAACTCTGAATGGGCATCCGATCGTTACATGGTATTAAATGGGACCACTTATTACCGTGTTTCCACAAACGAATGGGCAAAAGCATCTGATATGTTAATTTATTACGGATTCAATAGTACTGTAACCACTAAAGATGATGAAAATGTTCCTCTATTTTCTGCAAATGGAACTCAATCAAATCGCAATTTATCACCAAACACTAAATGGGCAACCGACAAATACGCAACGATCAACGGTGTAAAAATGTTCCGAGTATCCACTAATGAGTGGGTTCGTGGGACTGATTTAAAATAA
- a CDS encoding SLAP domain-containing protein — MKKTKRFVVTSAIVASMALGTVTTAATAQTSQAASITDTVEQIISQLQGGGTTTSTTQGVDVSKLEKVSLPAGTDPTPENIETAIGGTPTFGGLIPAKATIKDKNNVEFTADTSKLGTLGNILSTVLNKIKQLNVTIPIVYTSTLTAKDGSTTLNVAKGDSNFDLTSVGNYNVNPEKGAKIKVISNGGLNYAYAGTYNATVQATYDDGSAVDSAEVPITVNVLDANWSNADQTIVKGSTFDPSTVNATDSLGNPLDVTVSGKVDTSKAKDYSVTYTGTDKALGYNQKPLTFTKQATIHVVDADSSQTINFQDANSGDIVDTTTITGADGQVKAVDAPAGYDFVNTSDATVTLQKGSHASTVKVVKTGSSVETPFSGTVATYANGGIVPLYTGDGTQTSRSLSPNSDWATDQTKTINGEKYYRVSTSEWVKASTVYEYSPVGSTITTNAGSNKSLYSIKGNKSSRALAPNTPWYTDKSTTINGTQMYRVSTDEWVIASDVH, encoded by the coding sequence ATGAAAAAAACAAAGAGATTTGTTGTGACGAGTGCAATCGTTGCCAGCATGGCTTTGGGAACAGTCACGACTGCAGCAACAGCACAAACATCACAAGCAGCTTCAATTACGGATACCGTAGAACAAATTATCAGTCAATTACAGGGTGGTGGTACAACTACATCAACTACTCAAGGAGTTGATGTAAGTAAATTGGAGAAAGTTTCTTTACCAGCTGGAACTGATCCTACACCTGAAAATATCGAAACAGCAATTGGTGGAACGCCAACATTTGGTGGTCTAATTCCGGCCAAAGCTACAATCAAGGATAAAAACAACGTTGAATTTACAGCAGATACGTCAAAATTAGGAACACTTGGCAACATACTCAGCACTGTATTAAATAAAATCAAACAATTGAATGTAACTATTCCAATCGTATATACATCAACACTAACAGCAAAAGATGGTTCAACTACTTTAAACGTTGCTAAAGGCGACAGTAATTTTGACCTTACATCAGTTGGCAATTACAACGTAAATCCTGAAAAGGGTGCAAAGATCAAAGTCATCAGCAATGGTGGTCTTAACTATGCATATGCAGGTACTTACAACGCAACTGTTCAAGCAACTTACGATGACGGAAGCGCAGTTGACAGTGCTGAAGTTCCAATCACAGTCAATGTTCTAGATGCAAATTGGAGTAATGCTGACCAAACTATTGTAAAGGGATCAACGTTTGACCCTTCTACAGTGAACGCAACTGATTCACTTGGCAATCCACTCGACGTCACTGTTAGTGGTAAAGTCGATACATCAAAAGCTAAAGACTATTCTGTAACTTATACAGGTACTGATAAGGCACTCGGTTACAACCAAAAACCACTTACATTTACTAAACAAGCTACTATCCACGTTGTCGACGCTGACAGTTCACAAACTATCAACTTCCAAGATGCTAACTCTGGCGACATTGTAGATACAACTACTATTACTGGTGCTGATGGACAAGTTAAGGCTGTCGATGCTCCTGCTGGATACGACTTCGTTAATACTTCAGACGCAACTGTAACTCTTCAAAAAGGTAGCCACGCTTCAACTGTTAAAGTTGTCAAAACAGGTTCATCTGTTGAGACACCATTCAGCGGTACTGTAGCAACTTATGCTAACGGTGGAATCGTGCCACTATACACAGGTGATGGCACACAAACTTCACGTTCACTATCACCTAACTCAGATTGGGCAACTGATCAAACAAAGACTATCAACGGCGAAAAATACTACCGTGTATCAACTAGCGAATGGGTAAAAGCTTCAACAGTTTATGAATACTCACCAGTTGGTTCAACAATCACAACTAACGCCGGTTCAAACAAGTCACTTTACTCAATCAAAGGTAACAAGTCTTCACGTGCCTTGGCACCAAACACACCTTGGTACACAGACAAATCAACTACTATCAATGGAACACAAATGTACCGTGTTTCAACTGATGAATGGGTAATCGCTTCAGACGTTCACTAA
- a CDS encoding nucleoside triphosphate pyrophosphohydrolase, producing MEKLVRNKIPEIVGDKAEFKTLSNEDYRVALRDKLVEEAKEVKQADGRANLVEELGDLEELIHAILEDASITYEEMDSIRHSKDMQRGNFSEKIVMISQD from the coding sequence TTGGAAAAATTAGTACGTAATAAAATCCCAGAAATTGTTGGGGATAAGGCCGAATTTAAGACTTTATCAAATGAAGATTATCGAGTTGCTCTGCGCGACAAATTAGTCGAAGAAGCTAAAGAAGTCAAACAGGCTGACGGTCGTGCAAATTTGGTTGAAGAATTAGGGGATCTAGAAGAGCTTATCCATGCGATTTTAGAAGATGCTTCAATCACATATGAAGAAATGGACAGTATTCGCCATTCAAAAGATATGCAACGCGGTAACTTTTCTGAAAAAATTGTTATGATTTCACAGGATTAA
- a CDS encoding DUF1304 domain-containing protein, which produces MEILTLFVVALVGLEHIGIGLFEMFGSAEKQAGAFDMPEEFVKTKNAKTALANQGIYNAMLGILILAVILLFTGSTLKLIMILLMSYVFVVAVFGALTATKKIILLQGLPAFISLLLVLFFYA; this is translated from the coding sequence ATGGAAATTTTAACGCTTTTTGTAGTTGCCTTAGTAGGTTTAGAACACATCGGAATCGGACTATTTGAAATGTTCGGTTCAGCCGAGAAACAAGCAGGTGCTTTTGACATGCCTGAAGAATTCGTTAAAACGAAAAATGCCAAGACCGCTTTAGCTAACCAAGGAATTTACAATGCTATGCTGGGTATTTTGATCTTGGCAGTTATCTTATTATTCACCGGTTCAACGCTCAAACTCATCATGATTTTACTCATGTCTTACGTCTTCGTTGTCGCAGTATTTGGCGCTTTGACCGCCACCAAGAAAATCATCCTGTTGCAAGGATTGCCCGCTTTTATCAGCTTATTATTAGTACTCTTCTTTTATGCTTAA
- a CDS encoding putative polysaccharide biosynthesis protein, with the protein MKKDSLLKSSVWISVSGIISRILAVVYIIPWNIWIGAASVGVANALYGRVYNIYNLFLIIATAGIPSAISKEVAASNSLGHYDQSEKILKKYSIYMTLIGVVLAAIMFFGSKYVAIIFAAGDMRVVTPIKYLSIAMLVIPALGILRGYIQGYAFISLSAFSQVIEQIARVAYMLYATYTIMILQHGNYMQAVNQSTLASFIGATLAYAFLIWMRHRVRKTISPEDVVPVTDKENLAKVSFGSMLKSAIPFLLVDTIMVVLQLFDQTSFAWIYQSIIHASTKTIDDLYAMFGFQANKLIMVLVSLAISVSASVIPALSALISRKSEKAQIQKLMRNIVEFTIFLILPATLGMVAIGSPLWTLFYGQSTQGSYVLAVSCAEAIFYCVFMILENILQVTHHVKTSMWFLLIAYIIKVALQLPFTLWMGVYGPLLSSTIAFAVMGHFAFRLINKEFGIIDPELGKRLLRITLNSVIMLVLVGAAVFLLAMVINVRYKVGATIVLSIGAIIGIAIYGFLGYKDGSLQILRKIRNTEIY; encoded by the coding sequence ATGAAAAAAGATTCACTTTTAAAAAGTTCAGTTTGGATCTCCGTCAGTGGGATCATCTCCAGAATATTAGCCGTTGTCTATATCATTCCTTGGAACATTTGGATAGGTGCCGCTTCAGTCGGCGTTGCCAATGCTCTATATGGACGTGTTTATAACATCTACAATTTATTCTTGATTATCGCTACTGCTGGTATTCCTTCAGCAATTTCCAAAGAGGTCGCTGCATCTAATTCACTCGGACATTACGACCAAAGTGAAAAGATTTTAAAAAAATACAGTATCTACATGACTCTGATCGGTGTCGTACTGGCAGCAATCATGTTCTTCGGTTCAAAATATGTCGCAATCATATTTGCGGCCGGAGATATGCGCGTTGTTACGCCAATCAAATATTTAAGTATTGCGATGTTGGTCATTCCAGCGTTAGGAATTTTAAGAGGTTATATCCAAGGATATGCCTTCATTTCCCTATCGGCTTTTTCACAGGTTATTGAACAAATTGCTCGTGTTGCTTACATGCTTTATGCAACTTACACGATTATGATCTTGCAACACGGAAATTATATGCAAGCCGTTAACCAATCTACCTTAGCTTCATTTATTGGTGCAACGCTTGCCTATGCTTTCTTGATTTGGATGAGACACCGGGTCAGAAAAACAATTTCTCCAGAAGATGTCGTGCCAGTGACTGACAAAGAGAATTTGGCTAAAGTCAGTTTCGGAAGCATGCTAAAATCAGCTATCCCATTCTTATTAGTCGATACCATTATGGTAGTTCTGCAATTATTCGACCAAACTTCATTTGCTTGGATCTATCAATCAATTATCCATGCAAGCACTAAGACGATTGATGATCTATACGCTATGTTTGGATTCCAAGCTAACAAATTGATCATGGTCTTAGTATCCTTAGCCATTTCAGTTTCTGCATCCGTCATTCCTGCTTTGTCAGCTTTGATCAGTCGTAAATCTGAAAAAGCTCAAATTCAAAAGTTAATGCGTAATATCGTCGAATTCACGATTTTCTTGATTCTGCCTGCTACCTTAGGCATGGTCGCAATTGGATCACCTTTATGGACTTTGTTCTATGGTCAAAGTACGCAAGGATCATACGTTTTAGCAGTATCTTGTGCTGAAGCCATTTTCTATTGTGTCTTCATGATTTTGGAAAATATTCTCCAAGTCACGCATCACGTTAAAACTTCAATGTGGTTCTTGTTGATTGCTTATATCATCAAGGTCGCTTTGCAACTGCCATTCACTTTGTGGATGGGCGTATATGGACCACTTCTATCATCAACAATTGCTTTCGCTGTTATGGGACATTTTGCCTTCAGGTTAATCAATAAAGAATTCGGCATTATTGACCCAGAGCTTGGTAAACGTCTGCTAAGAATCACTTTAAACAGTGTTATCATGCTTGTTTTAGTTGGAGCTGCTGTATTCTTGCTCGCAATGGTAATTAATGTACGCTACAAAGTCGGTGCAACAATCGTGTTGTCAATTGGGGCAATTATCGGAATTGCAATATACGGATTCCTAGGATATAAAGACGGATCATTACAAATATTGCGTAAGATCCGCAATACTGAGATTTATTAA
- a CDS encoding putative holin-like toxin, whose translation MIRLILHTTPPKEMGMSVYQSLMLMIAFATLVVLILKFNRK comes from the coding sequence ATGATTAGACTGATTTTACATACGACGCCTCCAAAGGAGATGGGTATGTCCGTGTATCAAAGCTTGATGCTAATGATTGCCTTTGCAACATTAGTAGTGTTGATACTAAAATTTAATCGAAAGTAA